The DNA segment GTGATGTATTTGACACaggatcagaccattggtccatcttaccCCATGCTATATCTATCTACCTGTCAGGCAACAACTCTTGGGGATACTGGACATTACAAAATTATCCCTTCTAAATGCTAGGCATGTGTTTGAGTTATGGCTGCTTCCAAGACAAGTTCTCAaggtgaagctgccttatattgtcaGACCATGGGTTATTCTGATTCAGTACTGTTTAGCctcgggttgccatatttcaaaatgtaaaaACCAGGGCACCCCAAAAGTTGccgaggttgttttttttaaataaacaaaaatgcctAAACAttccagaattttaaaaatatatataaattatttctTAAACCCTTATTCTAAACTGATACTGTGAACTGTATCAGAGTCCTAAAGCATTTTTtcaaatactttaaaataattgTTCAGATTATGTCCTTGTCAGGACAGAAAACAGGTTATTGTTACAAACTGGTTCAGGTTTTGATATCAGTCCTAGGGCTTGAAAACCACCTGCTGAACGTTGCACCGTTGGGGTCTCCATTTTCGGCATGTGAATCATCTACATCATGATATGTGGATGATTGTGCCTTTGGGTTGTCAGAGAGGTTTCCGGCTGATAGGATACTGCCGCAGGGATCGGCACTCGCATTTCTCGTATGTCTGCTAGGTTTTGGTGTGTTGAATTGGACTAAAGGGATTTCGTTCCTTCTGGCCAAGAATTGGGAGTACGGTGGTGGATTCATACCGGGGAATAAAGGCTGCTTAGCTTTTCCTAGGCTGACGAGATAGTTGTACTTGGGAGACTGGTAGACATCATAGCCATTTTCCAGGGTCCAATGTCTGAAAGTGCAGTCCTCATAACTGAAGAAGTGCTGAAGGAATAAACAAGAACCACGATCAGAACAGTATTAAAATTCGAGTGGAAAATGCTCATCAAAATTCTCTGCTACAGATGTTGAATGGTGTCCGGGTGACTTATGAGGAACgtctaagggagctgggcatgtttagcctggagaagaggaggttaaggggtgatatgatagccatgttcaaatatataaaaggatgtcatatagaggagggagaaaggttgttttctgctgctccagagaagcggacacggagcaatggatccaaactacaagaaagaagattccacctaaacattaggaagaacttcctgacagtaagagctgttcgacagtggaatttgctgccaaggagtgtggtggagtctccttctttggaggtctttaagcagaggcttgacaaccatatgtcaggagtgctctgatggtgtttcctacttggcagggggttggactcgatggcccttgtggtctattccaattctatgattcttaccaCATATTTGGTATGTCTAAATGTCTTTACGATATTTGATTTCAacattttatattttagtatttttaatTGCATGTGCAATGGAATTACCATTGGCAGTATTTTATAGATAACAGTGTTACTGTTTGACAGATTACAGCTTGTGAGATGTTTGGTACCTTCCAAACCATTCACATCTAAAACATTTGAACTCGTGAGTTATTAGTCTTTCCCATTGCATTGTCAATGGTTCTTTGTTTTTacttattttctctctccaagTGATAACCCTTCTACCTTTACcaaaaataacacaaaataaaaaaataaatccagattCTGCGCAGAAAAATACCACATTCAAAACAaataatgttgggggggggggggggaatcagaaatccacagaagcagaaaagtgatgaaatcctttttttaaagtgtgataACTAAGCTTTATCAAATGGTTATATGTCCCATGATAAGCTACCATTTAATAAATGGACACCTGGACTTTTTTGCAGTGAATAAAGATATAAAGCAGGGGTGAGAACCTCCATCTCATGAGCCAAATGTGGCTTGGCAGGGGTACCACTTTGGCCCATAGAACTATTCCTTGCCAACAGTGCCCAGCTGCCCTGGCATCTTCTTGCTGGTGTAGTGGGAGTGGGCCTTGTTCCAGGAGCCCAGAGTGGTTTGCATTTAAACCACTGCTAAAATGGAAGGGAAAAGCTCCTTTTTAGCAGCAGTTTCAATAAAACATCGACCAGTGGACTAGACCACCCACTGGACAATTATCTGATGTCATTATGTCATAAGGTGATGGGTAGATGGGttgtcttaggtaaaggtaaagggacccctgaccattaggtccagtcgtgaccgactctggggttgaggcactcatctcgctttattggctgagggagccggcgtacagcttccgggtcatgtggccagcatgactaagccattggTCTGCAGGGGAAGAGATAAATA comes from the Podarcis muralis chromosome 6, rPodMur119.hap1.1, whole genome shotgun sequence genome and includes:
- the FGF23 gene encoding fibroblast growth factor 23, coding for MCPVTRCSFLRFILLAACGCKAATAFPNASPLLNQNWGNTDRLLHLYTSTARNSFHLQINSNGHVDGSPHQTVYSALMIKSEGAGYVVINGVKTGRFLCMDINGNIFGSHFFSYEDCTFRHWTLENGYDVYQSPKYNYLVSLGKAKQPLFPGMNPPPYSQFLARRNEIPLVQFNTPKPSRHTRNASADPCGSILSAGNLSDNPKAQSSTYHDVDDSHAENGDPNGATFSRWFSSPRTDIKT